The following coding sequences are from one Cryptococcus deuterogattii R265 chromosome 1, complete sequence window:
- a CDS encoding metal resistance protein ycf1: MASQIAFEAFASKHSRPYDCTFPPKIVSSHRDLDFTQCFEHAVLLPAPLAFFTLLALSQIFKITRQLKKGGLNGGLEWITRSRRSERICSTKLGFLSVSALFSLVSLCLTFENISVNLLSAVHYLLLFSTLLSLIHLTILNHHTSRTSSTIVLLFYPTYLLVSAIRLRTMIDAGALNSGLTHSISGRLLLARQAFWFASILAAFPAFVLELYSPEKKWQKWSAPWKRDGKIALEDDEEEEADGIESLDGQGAVPGKNAYGDVESPVSTANIYEVLTFSWLTPLLSLGTRKYLGEEDMWALPSEDSAEALSNRLAGTWKSQAEQVKAGKKKSPSLKIALVKAYGGPYIVAGILKALYDMLNFLQPQLLRLLLNFVSSYTSERPMPPVTGYAIAILMFISANVGTAVLHQYFQRCFSTTMRIRGGLVTLIYRKALVLSNGEKSGRSTGDIVNLQSVDAVRIADVCQYGHIAWSGPFQIIIAFVSLYRLVGWQAFMGVAVMVVSLPANTLISRFNKRYQRRLMKIKDTRTRTMNEILNNIKSIKLYGWEKAFANKIYDIRNNQELKMLRKIGIVMAGSNFIWQGTPFLVAFSTFATFAFTSDKPLTSEIIFPAISLFQLLSFPMAMFANILNSIIEASVSVSRLESFLAADELNPNARTIIRPSEDPHDEPRRGDTVVSIKNGEFRWLEDSIEPILQDINLDVKKGELIALIGRVGDGKSSLLGAILGEMTRSEGSVTLRGDVAYFSQNSWILSATVKDNIVFGHRFDKQFYEQVLDACALRQDLAVLSSGDMTEVGEKGVSLSGGQKARICLARAVYARADIYLLDDPLAAVDSHVGRHIFDKVIGPNGLLSSKARILCTNAVTFLPQADQIISLRRGIVLERGTYEEAMKDSSSELYKLITGLGKQSAVGDEQGSRASTPTIVEDEAVVEEPEGVEESEEAEIVAGADSPKQRKAYRQLSRDIMRRSSVVSLRTAKRDALRELRESAKPKERSEKGNVKREVYREFIKASSKWGVAVFIGAMGLGQGLNILSNFVLRAWASANSGDPGEVPSVTKYLLIYGLVGISGSIASVVSVTTLKIVCALKSSRSLHDRSFGALMRSPLSFFELTPTGRILNLFSRDIFVIDEVLIMALGGFFRTTVSVLGTVVVIALGAPLVLIVFIPLGYLYRLVMRFYLATSRELKRLDAVSRSPVFSFFGETLAGLPVIRGYAQSARFIANNEARVDRNQACYMPAMTINRWLAVRLEFLGSCLMFSTALVSVAALIISNSVDAGLVGLLMSYTISVTGTLNWLVRSASEVEQNIVSVERVLGYANLDSEAPDFIPETKPASTWPQEGSIEFDHFSMKYRPELDFVLRDICIKINGGERVGVCGRTGAGKSSLTLALFRIIEAAGGKIIIDGVDISTIGLHDLRTIISIIPQDPQLFEGTLRNNIDPTESASDADIWRALEQAHLKDHVMNNMGGSLDAEISEGGSNLSAGQRQLLCFARAMLRKTKILVLDEATSSIDLETDEAVQQILRGPDFKDVTTITIAHRINTIMDSHRVLVMSEGRVAEYDTPQVLMQRPESLFFSLVQEAGLEKAITS, from the exons ATGGCTTCCCAAATAGCCTTTGAGGCCTTTGCCTCCAAACACAGCCGCCCATATGACTGCACTTTTCCTCCGAAAATTGTCTCATCACATAGGGATCTCGACTTTACCCAATGCTTCGAACACGCTGTTTTGCTGCCCGCTcctcttgccttcttcaccttgctCGCCCTCTCCCAGATCTTCAAAATTACAAGGCAACTTAAGAAGGGTGGATTGAATGGTGGACTTGAATGGATTACTAGGTCTAGGAGAAGTGAGAGAATATGTTCTACCAAGCTG GGCTTCCTCTCTGTCTCTGCCCTCTTTTCCCTAGTTTCATTATGCCTGACATTCGAAAACATCTCTGTGAATCTTCTTTCGGCCGTTCATTACCTCCTGCTCTTTTCGACTTTATTATCGCTTATCCACCTCACCATCTTGAACCATCACACGTCCCGAACTTCATCGACTAtcgtcctccttttctATCCCACTTACCTGCTCGTATCTGCCATCCGCCTTAGAACGATGATTGATGCTGGTGCCCTCAACTCTGGTCTtacccattccatttcAGGGCGCCTGTTGCTGGCAAGACAGGCTTTCTGGTTCGCGAGTATCCTTGCAGCTTTTCCCGCTTTCGTGCTCGAACTATACTCTCCTGAAAAGAAATGGCAGAAATGGAGCGCTCCTTGGAAGAGGGACGGCAAGATTGCcttggaggatgatgaggaagaagaagcggatGGAATCGAGAGCTTGGACGGCCAAGGTGCGGTACCCGGCAAGAACGCTTACGGCGATGTGGAGAGCCCCGTTTCCACTGCCAATATCTATGAAGTCTTGACATTTTCTTGGCTTACTCCTCTCCTGTCTCTTGGTACTCGCAAGTACCtaggcgaagaagatatgTGGGCGCTTCCCTCTGAAGATTCTGCAGAAGCTCTTTCCAACCGTCTTGCTGGGACCTGGAAATCGCAAGCCGAACAGGTCAAAGCTggtaaaaagaagagcCCTTCGCTCAAGATCGCCCTTGTCAAGGCTTATGGGGGCCCTTACATTGTTGCTGGTATCCTCAAGGCCTTGTATGATATGCTCAACTTCCTGCAGCCTCAACTTTTGAGGTTGTTGCTCAACTTTGTCTCGAGCTACACGAGTGAACGTCCAATGCCGCCCGTTACTGGGTACGCTATTGCCATTTTGATGTTTATCAGCGCAAATGTAGGAACCGCCGTTTTGCACCAATACTTCCAGCGATGCTTTTCCACTACTATGCGTATCCGAGGAGGACTTGTCACCTTGATTTACCGCAAGGCTCTTGTCCTTAGCAACGGCGAAAAGTCCGGCAGGTCTACTGGTGACATTGTCAATCTTCAGAGTGTTGATGCTGTTAGGATTGCGGATGTCTGTCAGTACGGTCACATTGCTTGGTCAGGTCCCTTCCAG ATTATCATAGCGTTTGTTTCTCTCTACAGGCTTGTGGGCTGGCAAGCATTTATGGGTGTTGCTGTCATGGTGGTCAGTTTGCCGGCGAACACTCTCATCTCCCGATTCAACAAACGCTACCAACGACGATTaatgaagatcaaggacACTCGTACTCGTACCATGAACGAGATCCTCAATAACATCAAGTCTATCAAATTGTACGGTTGGGAGAAGGCGTTTGCAAACAAGATCTACGACATTCGTAACAACCAAGAACTCAAGATGTTGCGCAAAATTGGTATCGTTATGGCTGGAAGTAATTTTATTTGGCAAGGTACTCCCTTCCTTGTTGCATTCTCGACTTTTGCCACATTTGCTTTCACCAGCGACAAACCTCTGACTAGTGAGATCATTTTCCCCGCcatttctctcttccagcttctctccttccccatgGCCATGTTTGCCAACATCCTCAACTCTATCATCGAAGCTTCCGTTTCAGTCAGCCGTTTGGAAAGTTTCCTTGCTGCCGATGAACTGAACCCCAATGCCCGTACTATCATTCGACCTTCTGAGGATCCTCATGACGAGCCTAGAAGGGGTGATACCGTTGTTAGCATTAAGAATGGAGAATTCCGATGGCTCGAGGACTCCATTGAGCCCATCTTGCAGGACATCAACCTTGATGTTAAGAAGGGCGAGCTTATCGCTCTTATTGGCCGAGTCGGTGACGGCAAATCATCTCTGTTGGGCGCGATTCTCGGTGAAATGACTCGTTCTGAGGGCTCTGTAACTCTCCGCGGCGATGTCGCATACTTTTCGCAAAACTCTTGGATCCTTTCTGCAACTGTCAAGGATAACATTGTGTTTGGCCATCGATTCGACAAACAGTTCTACGAACAGGTGTTGGATGCTTGTGCTTTGAGGCAAGACCTTGCGGTACTTTCTAGCGGCGATATGACCGAGGTCGGTGAAAAAGGTGTCTCTCTTTCTGGTGGTCAAAAGGCTCGTATTTGTCTTGCGAGGGCTGTCTATGCTCGTGCCGACATTTACCTTCTTGACGACCCTCTTGCCGCTGTTGATTCTCATGTTGGTCGTCACATTTTCGACAAAGTCATCGGTCCCAACggtcttctctcttcaaagGCCCGAATTCTTTGTACCAACGCCGtcactttccttccccagGCCGACCAGATCATCTCCCTTCGTCGAGGTATTGTGCTTGAGAGGGGTACTTATGAGGAGGCAATGAAGGATTCATCATCTGAGCTTTACAAGCTTATCACTGGTCTGGGCAAGCAATCTGCCGTGGGCGATGAACAGGGTTCTCGTGCTAGTACACCTACAATtgtagaagatgaggcgGTTGTTGAGGAACCAGAGGGTgtggaagagagtgaagaagctgagatTGTCGCTGGCGCTGATTCACCCAAGCAACGCAAAGCTTATCGACAACTCAGCCGGGACATTATGCGTCGATCTTCCGTTGTTTCTCTCCGTACTGCCAAACGTGATGCCCTACGTGAACTCCGCGAAAGTGCAAAACCCAAGGAACGCTCTGAGAAGGGTAATGTGAAGCGAGAAGTCTACCGAGAATTCATCAAGGCCTCTTCCAAGTGGGGTGTTGCCGTCTTTATTGGTGCGATGGGTCTTGGGCAGGGTTTGAACATTCTTTCCAACTTTGTACTTCGTGCTTGGGCTAGTGCCAACTCTGGTGATCCAGGTGAAGTGCCAAGTGTGACTAAATATCTTTTGATTTACGGCCTTGTCGGTATCTCTGGCTCCATCGCCAGCGTTGTCAGCGTCACCACACTCAAGATTGTTTGCGCCCTCAAGTCTAGTAGGAGTCTCCACGACAGGTCATTTGGAGCCTTGATGAGGAGCCCCTTGTCATTCTTCGAGCTTACACCGACTGGACGAATCCTTAACTTGTTCTCTAGGGACATTTTTGTTATTGATGAAGTCTTGATTATGGCTCTCGGTGGCTTCTTCCGTACT ACCGTATCAGTCCTTGGTACTGTGGTCGTCATTGCTTTGGGTGCACCTTTGGTTTTGATTGTGTTTATTCCACTTGGTTACCTCTACAGGCTTGTCATGAG ATTCTACCTTGCTACTTCTCGAGAACTCAAGCGGCTTGATGCCGTTTCTCGATCTcccgtcttctccttcttcggcGAAACCCTTGCCGGTCTACCTGTTATCCGA GGATACGCCCAATCTGCCCGGTTCATTGCCAACAACGAGGCCCGTGTGGACCGTAACCAAGCTTGTTACATGCCCGCTATGACAATCAACCGATGGCTTGCAGTCCGACTTGAATTCCTGGGTAGTTGCCTCATGTTCTCGACCGCCCTTGTATCTGTTGCCGCTCTTATCATTTCCAACAGTGTCGATGCGGGATTGGTTGGTCTCTTGATGTCTTACACTATTTCCGTCACTGGTACTCTT AACTGGCTTGTGCGAAGTGCCTCCGAGGTAGAGCAGAACATTGTCTCTGTCGAGCGTGTGCTTGGGTATGCCAATTTGGACTCTGAAGCTCCCGACTTTATTCCCGAAACCAAGCCCGCCTCTACTTGGCCTCAAGAAGGATCTATCGAATTTGA TCACTTTTCTATGAAGTACCGACCAGAGCTTGATTTTGTGCTTCGGGATATTTGCATCAAAATCAACGGTGGCGAACGTGTCGGTGTCTGTGGTCGAACGGGTGCGGGCAAGTCGTCGCTCACTCTGGCTCTTTTCCGCATCATCGAAGCTGCCGGAGGCAAGATTATCATTGATGGCGTCGATATTTCGACCATTGGATTGCACGATTTGAGGACGATCATCTCTATCATCCCGCAAGACCCTCAGTTGTTTGAAGGCACGTTGAG AAACAATATTGACCCTACCGAGTCAGCATCTGATGCCGATATCTGGCGAGCGCTTGAGCAAGCACATTTGAAGGACCATGTCATGAACAACATGGGCGGCTCACTTGACGCCGAGATTTCTGAGGGTGGTAGCA ACCTGAGTGCTGGTCAACGTCAATTGTTATGCTTTGCCCGAGCCATGTTGcgaaagacaaagattcTAGTTTTGGACGAGGCTACTAGCTCGATCGATCTGGAGACCGATGAGGCTGTCCAGCAGATTTTGCGTGGGCCTGATTTCAAAGATGTCACTACTATCACT ATTGCTCATCGAATCAACACGATTATGGACAGTCACCGTGTCCTTGTCATGTCTGAAGGTCGGGTCGCGGAATACGATACTCCGCAGGTACTCATGCAGAGGCCCGAATCTCTGTTTTTCTCCTTGGTGCAAGAGGCAGGTCTTGAAAAAGCAATCACAAGTTAG
- a CDS encoding membrane dipeptidase: MAEQTPLLSPAPSTSSDPHHIPSHRRRTSILVSLFTILLILATGLSVGLVIKHGHKEPDDLLERAKFYLKSPHTLTFLEPKRVIWEHSSGPYALEQLDVSNNLISKYGDTFALARTADQVESAIKHGKIASLFGLEGAHMLGNSLGVLRMYYQLGVRYMTLTHSCNNAFADSAGVFEDVEQRWGGLSPLGKELIPEMNRLGIFIDLSHVSDQTALQALDLTEAPVILSHSCARHFNGMKRNVPDEVLDRLGKDKGKVDGVVMVNFFPVFASPNPDLVDVAYIADEIEYIANKTSRDHVGIGSDYDGIESVPKGLEDVSKYPYLFAELIKRGWSKHDLSNLAGGNLLRAMRGMEDVSRRLREEQGKQPSMAKYDKRRDLDGGDWDF; encoded by the exons ATGGCAGAACAAacccctctcctctcccccgccccctccacctcctcagACCCCCACCACATCCCCTCCCACCGCAGAAGGACATCCATCCTCGTATctctcttcaccatcctcctcatcctcgccaCTGGCCTCTCCGTCGGCCTCGTTATCAAGCATGGCCATAAAGAGCCCGACGATTTGCTCGAAAGAGCAAAGTTTTATCTCAAATC CCCGCACACTTTGACATTCCTCGAGCCAAAGAGGGTCATCTGGGAGCATTCTTCTGGTCCAT ACGCCCTCGAGCAACTCGACGTGTCCAAcaacctcatctccaaatACGGCGATACATTCGCGCTAGCTCGTACGGCCGACCAAGTCGAGTCGGCTATAAAGCACGGTAAGATTGCCAGTCTTTTCGGATTGGAGGGTGCGCACATGCTTGGGAATTCTCTGGGTG TTTTGAGAATGTACTACCAGCTCGGGGTGAGGTACATGACTCTGACGCATAGCTGTAATAATGCGTTTGCCGATTCGGCCGGTGTCTTTGAGGACGTTGAACAACGTTGGGGTGGACTTTC GCCCCTGGGCAAAGAACTCATCCCCGAAATGAACCGACtcggcatcttcatcgaccTTTCACACGTATCCGACCAAACTGCCCTCCAGGCATTAGACCTAACCGAAGCGCCTGTGATACTGTCGCATTCTTGTGCAAGGCATTTTaatgggatgaagagaaatgtACCGGACGAGGTGCTTGATAGGTTgggcaaggacaaggggAAAGTTGATGGAGTGGTGATGGTCAA CTTTTTCCCCGTATTCGCCTCTCCCAACCCGGATCTAGTCGACGTCGCATACATTGCTGATGAAATCGAGTATATCGCCAATAAAACTAGCAGGGATCA TGTTGGGATCGGATCCGATTACGATGGGATTGAATCCGTGCCCAAGGGTCTTGAAGATGTATCCAAGTATCCTTACCTC TTCGCCGAACTCATCAAACGCGGTTGGTCCAAACACGATCTCTCCAACCTCGCCGGTGGGAACCTCCTCCGCGCCATGCgggggatggaagatgtcaGTCGCCGCTTGAGGGAAGAACAAGGTAAACAGCCTAGTATGGCGAAATATGATAAGCGGAGGGATTTGGATGGCGGTGATTGGGATTTCTAA